A window of Hugenholtzia roseola DSM 9546 contains these coding sequences:
- a CDS encoding amidohydrolase, with translation MQDLRLTLVQTTLHWQNPDANYAHFDTLFEKIAPFSSDLIILPEMFNTGFSMQTQYAQELSESKALAFLQKHAHAKDAALLATCMIKEDNYFFNRLLFVEPTGKVVWYDKKHLFRMAGEDRFFRAGTKKVSHTWRGWKLLLQVCYDLRFPLGSYNQYFEKEDTFLYDVLLYTANFPKARKQAWNSLLPARAIENSAYCIGVNRIGKDGNGIEYEGESAAFDPKGETLWKASNQEVIHNLSLCYQTLQSYRNKFETHKDWDKI, from the coding sequence ATGCAAGACCTACGCCTAACCCTTGTCCAGACTACCCTTCATTGGCAAAATCCCGACGCTAATTATGCGCACTTTGATACGCTCTTCGAAAAAATAGCCCCTTTTAGTAGCGATTTAATCATTCTCCCAGAAATGTTTAACACAGGCTTTTCTATGCAAACGCAATACGCCCAAGAGTTATCCGAAAGCAAGGCGTTGGCATTTCTACAAAAACACGCCCACGCCAAAGATGCGGCTTTGCTTGCTACTTGTATGATAAAAGAAGATAACTATTTTTTCAATCGCTTGCTTTTTGTAGAACCTACGGGAAAGGTAGTTTGGTATGATAAAAAGCATCTCTTTCGCATGGCAGGCGAAGACCGCTTTTTTCGGGCAGGCACAAAAAAAGTGAGCCACACTTGGCGCGGTTGGAAGCTACTCTTGCAAGTTTGCTACGATTTGCGCTTTCCCCTTGGAAGCTACAACCAGTATTTTGAAAAAGAAGACACTTTTTTGTATGATGTCCTTCTCTATACGGCAAATTTCCCAAAAGCCCGAAAGCAAGCATGGAACAGCCTGCTGCCTGCACGCGCCATCGAAAACTCTGCCTATTGCATTGGGGTCAATAGAATTGGCAAAGATGGCAACGGCATCGAGTATGAAGGCGAAAGTGCCGCCTTCGACCCAAAAGGCGAGACCCTTTGGAAAGCCTCGAATCAGGAAGTTATCCACAATCTAAGCCTTTGTTATCAAACCCTGCAATCATACCGAAATAAATTTGAAACCCATAAGGATTGGGATAAAATTTAG
- the fabG gene encoding 3-oxoacyl-ACP reductase FabG, with protein MFRVENQVAVITGGAKGIGKATAEVFAAAGAKVALWDLDPKVEEIAAQIGGKAYLVDTSNWESVQNATAQTLADWGTIHILINNAGILRDASLLKMDVAQWEQVININLTGVFHCVKAILPTLKAQKYGRIINASSIAGVYGNFGQTNYSAAKAGVIGFTKSLAREVGRMGVTANAIAPGVIATEMTATIPQEYMEKMQAGIPVGRIGQVQDIAYAYLYLASPQAGFVNGAVLHVDGGMVL; from the coding sequence ATGTTTCGAGTAGAAAATCAGGTGGCAGTCATTACAGGTGGCGCAAAGGGTATCGGCAAAGCCACAGCCGAAGTTTTCGCCGCTGCGGGCGCGAAAGTAGCACTCTGGGACTTAGACCCCAAAGTGGAGGAGATAGCCGCTCAAATAGGCGGAAAAGCCTATCTGGTAGATACTTCTAATTGGGAGTCGGTGCAAAATGCCACTGCCCAAACGCTTGCCGATTGGGGAACAATTCACATACTTATCAACAATGCAGGAATTTTGAGAGATGCTTCCCTTTTGAAAATGGACGTAGCCCAATGGGAACAAGTTATCAACATCAACCTGACAGGAGTTTTTCATTGTGTAAAAGCCATTTTGCCTACCCTAAAAGCACAAAAATACGGGCGTATCATCAATGCCTCCTCCATTGCAGGCGTGTATGGCAATTTCGGACAGACGAATTATTCGGCAGCCAAAGCTGGGGTAATTGGCTTTACAAAGAGTTTGGCGCGAGAAGTGGGTAGAATGGGCGTTACGGCAAATGCCATTGCGCCCGGTGTGATTGCAACCGAAATGACGGCGACCATTCCACAGGAATACATGGAAAAAATGCAGGCAGGGATTCCCGTTGGCAGGATAGGGCAGGTGCAGGATATTGCCTATGCCTATCTTTATTTGGCTTCGCCGCAGGCAGGTTTTGTCAATGGGGCAGTCTTGCACGTAGATGGCGGCATGGTCTTATAG
- the speD gene encoding adenosylmethionine decarboxylase: MTQTLGRHLLLELYDCPALLLDDVAQVEAQLRAAANHIGASIVGVMFHHFAPYGVSGVVVIEESHLTIHTWPEWGFASIDIFTCGDSIDPWQAYLFLKEKLGAAHGSAMEMRRGEKRLLNRQDYFPTQNAQIATAPLLQSWLTERDETFALSLKRLSAPLFQAQSHYQKIEIYQTQAYGKALLLDAKLVLTEKDEAAYHEMLVHLPFFQFQFSNFDKHPNPETPLTLQKVLILGGGEGGILRQAIRHQHLQVIDLVEIDEMVGQASRQYLDFLAPAWRDSRVRVHHTNATDFLAHTPPESYDAILIDATDSKRLLPFEKAHYAHIKSLLRKGGFVVMPTHSPYIEPQVLQNQYRNLQDFWDKNELLPYLAHIPTFPSGMCSFIVAGLKRKESLSHMEKKEIQFFSEKEKLFYYNAELHTAAFALPNFVARLL, translated from the coding sequence ATGACACAGACCTTAGGACGACATTTACTGCTCGAATTGTATGACTGCCCTGCCTTACTTTTAGATGACGTAGCCCAAGTGGAGGCACAGTTAAGAGCGGCGGCAAATCATATCGGAGCTTCTATTGTGGGGGTGATGTTTCACCATTTTGCGCCTTATGGGGTTTCGGGAGTAGTGGTCATCGAGGAAAGCCACCTCACCATTCATACCTGGCCTGAATGGGGTTTTGCCTCCATCGACATCTTCACCTGCGGCGATTCGATAGACCCTTGGCAGGCATATCTTTTTTTAAAAGAAAAATTAGGGGCAGCTCATGGTTCGGCAATGGAAATGCGGCGTGGCGAAAAAAGACTACTCAATAGGCAAGACTATTTTCCTACCCAAAACGCCCAAATTGCCACTGCGCCCCTGCTCCAAAGTTGGCTCACCGAGCGCGACGAAACCTTCGCCCTTTCGCTCAAACGCCTTTCTGCCCCACTCTTTCAGGCACAGAGCCACTATCAGAAAATAGAAATCTATCAGACCCAAGCCTATGGAAAAGCCCTGCTTTTAGATGCCAAGTTAGTGCTGACCGAAAAAGATGAAGCCGCCTACCATGAAATGTTGGTGCATCTGCCTTTCTTTCAATTTCAGTTTTCAAATTTTGACAAGCACCCAAATCCAGAAACTCCCCTAACGCTGCAAAAAGTGCTAATTTTAGGCGGTGGCGAAGGCGGAATTTTGCGGCAGGCAATTCGCCATCAACACTTACAAGTGATAGACTTGGTAGAAATTGACGAAATGGTAGGGCAGGCAAGCCGCCAGTACCTCGACTTTTTAGCTCCAGCTTGGCGCGATTCACGTGTTAGGGTGCATCATACCAACGCTACCGACTTTTTAGCCCACACACCGCCCGAAAGCTATGATGCCATCTTGATAGACGCAACCGATAGCAAACGCCTGCTGCCTTTTGAGAAAGCACACTACGCCCATATCAAGAGCCTGCTCCGCAAAGGGGGTTTTGTCGTGATGCCGACCCATTCGCCTTACATAGAGCCGCAGGTATTACAAAATCAGTATCGCAACTTGCAAGATTTTTGGGATAAAAATGAGTTGCTGCCCTATTTGGCGCATATTCCTACCTTTCCTTCGGGTATGTGCAGTTTTATAGTGGCAGGTTTGAAAAGGAAAGAAAGCCTTTCACACATGGAAAAAAAGGAAATTCAGTTTTTTTCTGAAAAAGAAAAACTATTTTACTACAATGCCGAACTCCATACGGCTGCTTTTGCTTTGCCTAATTTTGTGGCAAGGCTACTTTGA
- a CDS encoding choice-of-anchor L domain-containing protein — MIKNLTRLTLTLLSCLLWCFSAKVEAQITITQTLTPAEIAQRLQGIGITVTDVRIIRCHPTAQGGFDVTQPLNEIGAINLGNTGIVMASGDIRSSAAIQVGAPATTFLATDLTNPVSPAGTSELGLFPVGTTINLDNDAQLQALSGQVIRDVCHIEIDIIPEGNEIRFPFTFASEEYAEFVNDIFNDAFGFFLSGPNPLGGNYVDLNLAVVPTTTTPVTINTINWGEPGGGRGLSCHQPKLLLP; from the coding sequence ATGATAAAAAATCTTACACGCCTGACATTAACGCTATTATCGTGCCTACTTTGGTGTTTTTCTGCGAAAGTAGAAGCCCAAATTACGATTACACAGACTCTCACCCCTGCTGAAATTGCACAACGCTTGCAGGGAATAGGCATTACCGTTACCGATGTGCGCATTATCCGCTGCCACCCCACTGCACAAGGCGGCTTTGATGTAACACAGCCGCTCAATGAAATTGGTGCTATTAACTTGGGCAACACAGGCATCGTAATGGCTTCGGGCGACATCCGTAGCTCTGCTGCCATACAGGTTGGTGCGCCTGCCACTACCTTTTTAGCCACAGACTTGACAAATCCTGTTTCGCCTGCTGGAACAAGCGAACTTGGCTTATTTCCTGTTGGTACGACTATTAACTTAGACAATGACGCACAACTGCAAGCCCTATCGGGTCAGGTAATTCGCGACGTTTGCCATATAGAAATTGATATAATTCCCGAAGGCAATGAAATTCGCTTCCCCTTTACTTTTGCTTCGGAAGAGTACGCTGAATTTGTGAATGACATCTTCAATGATGCTTTCGGCTTTTTCCTATCTGGACCCAACCCTTTGGGCGGCAACTATGTAGATTTGAACTTAGCCGTAGTGCCAACTACCACAACACCCGTAACGATTAACACCATCAACTGGGGCGAACCAGGGGGGGGCAGGGGGCTGTCCTGCCACCAACCCAAACTTTTATTACCATAA
- the recN gene encoding DNA repair protein RecN: MLKHLLIENYALIEKLDISPSAGLNVITGETGAGKSILRGALGMLIGNRADTKVLLQNDKNCVVEGIFQLPNEDLKALFEEENLDFETHCLIRRQINPSGKSRAFINDTPVTLDTLRKIALRLMDIHAQHDTLQLFSNDYQLHILDIFAENQKTLDLYQENFKKYRAIEKKLRDLKEEALRLTKEQDYHQHLLGELNQADLDTLDKAQMERDLERLENVEFIRSQMYLAYNALSHEEYSAENILREATHALSKTANFSKTYQDLYERTQSLLIETKDLAQTIQSESEDLVIDEETAEILRKILSALYNLEKKHQVQSVAELIAIRDDLALKVRRVENFDEEIKQLEEDLAYQKGILLELAQELSTQRQSVVPQTQEEINFLLTELGIPNATFTINFTQIPLSPTGTDFVEYYFSANKGFRPQPLKEVASGGEFSRLMLAIKYRLAKRIHLPTLVFDEIDTGVSGEIAIKMGRIIKELSVKHQIFIISHLPQIAAKGDLHYYVYKKDRQERTVSHIKLLTNEERVEEIAQMIGGASPSSSTYSSAKELLKN, from the coding sequence ATGTTGAAGCATCTACTGATTGAAAATTACGCCCTGATAGAAAAACTCGACATCTCGCCTTCGGCAGGTCTGAACGTCATCACAGGCGAAACGGGGGCAGGAAAGTCTATCCTGCGTGGCGCATTAGGTATGCTTATCGGCAATCGTGCTGATACGAAGGTGCTTTTGCAAAACGACAAAAATTGCGTCGTCGAGGGCATCTTCCAACTGCCCAACGAAGACCTCAAAGCCCTCTTTGAGGAGGAAAACCTCGATTTCGAAACCCATTGTCTTATCCGACGACAAATCAATCCTTCGGGTAAATCGCGTGCTTTCATCAATGACACCCCCGTAACGCTCGACACCCTGCGCAAAATCGCCCTGCGCCTGATGGACATTCACGCCCAACACGATACGTTACAACTTTTTTCTAACGACTATCAACTGCACATTTTAGACATTTTTGCAGAAAACCAAAAAACCTTAGACCTTTATCAAGAAAATTTTAAAAAATATCGCGCCATAGAAAAGAAGTTGCGCGATTTGAAAGAAGAAGCCCTACGCCTAACCAAAGAGCAAGACTACCACCAACACCTGCTGGGCGAACTAAACCAAGCCGATTTGGATACGCTGGATAAAGCACAGATGGAGCGCGATTTGGAGCGTTTGGAGAATGTAGAATTTATCCGCTCACAAATGTATTTGGCTTACAATGCCCTTTCGCACGAAGAATATTCGGCAGAAAACATTTTGCGCGAAGCCACTCATGCCCTTTCAAAGACGGCAAACTTTTCAAAAACGTATCAAGATTTGTATGAACGCACACAAAGCCTGCTTATCGAAACCAAAGACTTAGCCCAGACGATTCAATCGGAAAGTGAAGATTTGGTCATAGATGAGGAAACGGCTGAAATTTTGCGTAAAATTTTGAGTGCGCTCTACAATTTAGAAAAAAAGCATCAGGTACAAAGTGTAGCTGAATTGATTGCCATTCGCGACGATTTGGCACTCAAAGTCAGGCGTGTAGAAAATTTTGATGAAGAAATTAAGCAATTAGAAGAAGATTTAGCCTATCAAAAAGGTATTTTGCTCGAATTAGCACAGGAGCTTTCCACACAACGCCAAAGCGTTGTGCCGCAGACGCAAGAAGAAATCAACTTCCTGCTCACCGAACTTGGTATCCCCAATGCTACTTTTACCATCAATTTCACACAAATCCCACTTTCGCCCACAGGGACGGACTTTGTGGAATACTACTTTTCGGCAAATAAAGGTTTCAGACCGCAGCCCCTCAAAGAAGTGGCTTCGGGAGGCGAATTTTCGCGCCTTATGTTGGCGATAAAATACCGCTTGGCAAAGCGAATCCACCTGCCTACCCTTGTTTTTGACGAAATAGACACAGGCGTTTCAGGAGAAATTGCGATAAAAATGGGGCGCATCATCAAAGAGCTTTCTGTCAAACACCAGATTTTTATCATCAGCCACCTACCACAAATTGCTGCCAAAGGCGATTTGCACTACTACGTCTATAAAAAAGACCGACAGGAACGCACCGTTTCGCACATCAAACTACTGACCAATGAAGAACGTGTAGAAGAAATTGCGCAAATGATAGGCGGCGCAAGTCCCAGCAGTAGCACTTATAGCAGTGCAAAGGAACTGTTGAAAAATTAG
- a CDS encoding choice-of-anchor L domain-containing protein — protein MLCGNVAPLNFPVSPNGTRIAYDGLTRNLVAEADVVPCQPYTIKLKIADGFDGTLDSGVFIEKIQSDLLDVDVPLTSWDGCSDITYGVSRSVVDGNTINYTVDYSGSATLNGVIDATALPTNFSITDDGSFNFTITPDYSLINPNGDTLIVRLLGNSLCPGLPPILYDSAAIIIVPPLNIGEDEVACLNFPDPVELFPNYNYYGTYTWTVTGANPQTFIGQNFTYTPTAPGVDEVILAVDNGSGCIDRDTLIVEVFGSQVPLTIGDDQILAVGEQTVLEANQIYTSYLWEDVSGGGNTFLTNDSVFVFDATTPGQFDIKLTVFAGFPTCETSDEASIFVINNVDLGADLEVCSNDVVTLDATDPFVPPIAQVSFQWFEDGVAIDGATNVTFAAPPYVAPTDAVLVKTYRVRRTVTLTSGAQNVSEDEVVVTYYPTPVIGANDTELCGDDVVTLDATLLNENVMNYATYVWYNAASYPIPLSTNAAVDVQLGSYIVEVTTDVCFEAKLVNVTCPDQELPVNAGFRPYRISLVGTAGYNSAELTWNPTQEDQRPVYYYEIFYGFTGSVQSVRIGTSTEPRFTVTGLLNGQSYQFAVRAVYKMNNEREVRSDFSNTVFVTPSVILGTDEEKLSEKLSLYPNPNQGNFTLAWATHLGEKAEVSLLNLAGQQIAPAATLQNGETMSFQTLPNGLYIVVVKLGDTVLKQKVSIVR, from the coding sequence ATTCTTTGTGGCAACGTAGCACCGCTCAATTTCCCTGTTAGCCCTAACGGGACGCGCATTGCTTATGACGGTCTGACGCGCAACTTAGTAGCAGAAGCGGACGTAGTACCTTGTCAGCCTTACACAATCAAACTCAAAATTGCAGATGGTTTTGACGGCACGTTGGATTCGGGCGTTTTTATTGAAAAAATCCAAAGCGATTTATTAGATGTAGATGTACCACTTACCTCTTGGGACGGTTGTAGCGACATTACCTATGGCGTTTCGCGCAGCGTAGTCGATGGCAACACGATTAACTATACCGTAGATTATTCGGGCAGTGCTACTCTAAACGGGGTAATTGATGCCACCGCTTTGCCTACCAACTTCTCCATTACCGATGATGGCTCTTTCAACTTTACCATCACGCCTGACTACTCGCTTATCAACCCAAATGGCGATACCCTCATTGTGCGCTTGCTTGGCAATAGCCTCTGTCCTGGTCTGCCTCCTATTTTGTACGATAGCGCGGCGATTATCATTGTACCACCGCTAAATATTGGCGAAGACGAAGTAGCTTGTTTGAACTTCCCCGACCCTGTCGAGCTTTTCCCCAACTACAACTACTATGGTACTTACACTTGGACGGTAACAGGGGCAAACCCACAAACCTTTATAGGGCAGAATTTTACCTACACGCCTACTGCACCGGGCGTAGATGAAGTTATCTTGGCAGTAGATAATGGCAGTGGCTGTATTGATAGAGATACGCTCATTGTGGAAGTTTTTGGCAGTCAAGTACCGCTTACGATTGGCGATGACCAAATCTTAGCCGTCGGCGAACAAACTGTTTTGGAAGCCAACCAAATCTATACTTCTTACCTTTGGGAAGATGTATCTGGGGGCGGCAACACTTTCCTAACCAATGATTCAGTCTTTGTCTTTGATGCCACTACGCCTGGACAGTTCGACATCAAACTCACCGTATTTGCGGGCTTTCCTACTTGCGAAACGTCAGACGAGGCGAGTATTTTTGTCATCAATAACGTCGATTTGGGTGCAGACTTAGAAGTTTGTAGCAACGATGTCGTAACCCTTGATGCGACCGACCCCTTCGTACCACCGATTGCGCAGGTAAGTTTCCAATGGTTTGAAGATGGCGTAGCGATTGATGGTGCAACGAATGTAACCTTTGCAGCACCGCCTTACGTAGCCCCCACTGATGCCGTTTTGGTTAAGACCTACCGCGTGCGCCGCACCGTAACGCTTACCAGCGGAGCGCAAAATGTTTCAGAAGACGAAGTAGTCGTAACCTACTATCCTACCCCTGTCATTGGCGCAAATGACACAGAACTTTGTGGCGATGATGTCGTAACCCTTGATGCGACTTTATTGAACGAAAACGTCATGAACTATGCGACTTATGTTTGGTACAATGCGGCTTCTTATCCGATTCCGCTTTCTACCAATGCCGCAGTAGATGTGCAGTTGGGTTCTTATATCGTAGAAGTGACGACAGATGTTTGCTTTGAGGCAAAACTTGTCAATGTAACCTGTCCCGACCAAGAGCTTCCTGTAAATGCAGGCTTCCGCCCTTATCGCATTAGCTTAGTAGGCACAGCAGGCTACAACAGTGCAGAATTGACGTGGAATCCTACCCAAGAAGACCAACGCCCTGTCTATTACTACGAAATTTTCTATGGTTTTACAGGTTCAGTACAGTCTGTTCGCATTGGCACTTCTACCGAGCCGCGCTTTACCGTAACAGGCTTGCTCAACGGACAAAGCTACCAATTTGCAGTACGCGCCGTCTATAAGATGAACAACGAGCGCGAAGTACGTTCCGACTTCTCTAACACAGTCTTTGTTACGCCTTCGGTAATTTTGGGTACAGATGAGGAGAAGTTGAGCGAAAAACTAAGCCTCTACCCCAACCCCAATCAGGGCAACTTTACCCTTGCTTGGGCAACGCATTTGGGCGAAAAAGCCGAAGTGAGTTTACTAAACTTGGCAGGACAGCAAATTGCGCCTGCTGCTACCTTGCAAAATGGCGAAACAATGTCATTCCAAACTTTACCAAATGGCTTGTATATTGTAGTAGTAAAATTAGGCGATACTGTACTCAAACAAAAAGTTAGTATCGTCAGATAA